The window GTATCGATCAGTTCGGCGTCCAGCCAGCCCGCGATCTCGTCGGCGTTTCCCACCGTCGCCGAGAGCGCGACCTGTTGCATCCCCGGGTTCAGCCGCCGGAGCTTCGCGAGGGTCACCTCGAGGGTCGGCCCCCGCTCGCGGTCGTCGATGAGGTGGATCTCGTCGCTGACGACGCAGGTGAGATCGGAGAGCCAGTCGGCACCGTTGCGAACGAGGGAGTCGACCTTCTCGCTCGTAGCGACCACGATGTCCTTCGTCGCGAGCCAGTCGCTGGTCGACTCGTAGTTGCCGGTCGCGACGCCGACGGTGACCCCGAACTGCTCGTAGGCCTCGAACTCCTCTTTCTTCTCGCTGGCCAGGGCCCGCAACGGGACGATGTACAGCGCCTTGCCGCCGCGCTCGATCGCCGACAGCATCGAGAGGGCGGCGATCATCGTCTTCCCGCTGGCGGTCGGCACCGCGGCGACGAGGTTCTCGCCCTCCGTCGCGCCGGCCTCGACGGCCTCGGCCTGCGGCGGGTAGAGTTCCTCGATCCCGTCCTCCCGGAAGTGATCGATCGCCCCGGGCGGGAGCCCCGACAGCTCCTCGACGTTCATTATCCGCCCTTGGCGCGTCCCGTGGTTTAAACTGTCGTCTTTCGCGGGCGAGCCCGGGACGTCGACAGATCGATAGCCGTGGCGGCCGAACGCGACTCCATGGTCGATCCCGATCCCGACCCCGATCGTGTCCTCGTCCCCTCCATGGGCCGTCCCCGCGAGGACGAGGCGCTCGCGTACGCCCTCGAGTCGTTTCCCGACGCCGACGTGACGCTGCTCGCCGTCGTGACGCCGCTGGACGCGTCGCTCAGCGAGGGCGGTGTCCTCGAGCGCGAGGAGAAGCGCCGCGAGGAGGCCCGGGAGAACGCGACCGCGTTGCTCGAGTCGATCGAGGCGAGCGACCGGGTTCGGATCGAAACGGTCGAAGGCCGGCCGGGGACCGTCATTCCCCGACACGCGAGCGATGAGCGGATCGATCACGTCGTCATGTACGGCCACGGGCACGACACGTCGGGGTACGTCCGGCGACTTCTCGGACGGACCGTCGCGACGACGGTCGTCGAGCGGACCGACGAACCGGTGACTGTCCTCGAGTAGGAGCGGCGCGCGGCGAGGCCGTGATCACCCCCCGATGACCGTCTCGAGCACCCGGTAGAGCCCGTAGCCGACGACCGTCGAACTCCCCAGCGTCAGCAGCCAGAACGTGATCGTAAACGCGATCTTCCCCTTCGAGACGCCGGCCGACCCCGCCGCCAGGCCGCCGCCGATCACTCCCGAGAGAATGATGTTGTTCAGCGAGATCGGGATACCGAGCGCGATCGCCAACTGGGCGATGACGAAGCCCGGAA of the Halobiforma lacisalsi AJ5 genome contains:
- a CDS encoding universal stress protein translates to MVDPDPDPDRVLVPSMGRPREDEALAYALESFPDADVTLLAVVTPLDASLSEGGVLEREEKRREEARENATALLESIEASDRVRIETVEGRPGTVIPRHASDERIDHVVMYGHGHDTSGYVRRLLGRTVATTVVERTDEPVTVLE